Proteins encoded by one window of Superficieibacter sp. HKU1:
- a CDS encoding bacteriocin immunity protein gives MFNFKEKIEDYTELEFIEFLREFRKATRKDQSLKGKILEKYIDDLVDHLIKITEHPAQGDLIFYPESPEAREPENILKIVKEWRRSQRLPLFKDSK, from the coding sequence ATGTTTAATTTTAAAGAAAAAATTGAAGATTATACTGAGCTTGAATTTATCGAATTTCTAAGAGAGTTCAGAAAGGCAACGAGGAAAGATCAGTCTTTAAAAGGAAAAATACTGGAAAAATATATTGATGATTTAGTCGATCACCTTATAAAAATAACCGAGCATCCAGCGCAGGGCGATCTTATTTTTTATCCTGAATCACCAGAAGCACGTGAACCTGAAAACATCCTCAAAATCGTCAAAGAATGGCGGCGTTCCCAGAGATTGCCCCTGTTCAAAGACTCAAAGTGA
- the pdhR gene encoding pyruvate dehydrogenase complex transcriptional repressor PdhR, whose amino-acid sequence MAYSKIRQPKLSDVIEQQLEFLILEGTLRPGEKLPPERELAKQFDVSRPSLREAIQRLEGKGLLLRRQGGGTFVQSRLWQSFSDPLVELLSDHPESQFDLLETRHALEGIAAYYAALRSNDEDRARMSELHQAIERAQQSGDLDAESDAVVQYQIAVTEAAHNVVLLHLLRCMEPMLSQNVRQNFELLYARREMLPLVSNHRTTVFEAIMAGEPERAREASHRHLAFIEEILLDRSREQSRRERSMRRLEQRKN is encoded by the coding sequence ATGGCCTACAGCAAAATCCGCCAACCTAAGCTATCCGACGTGATAGAGCAGCAGCTGGAGTTTCTCATCCTTGAGGGGACGCTTCGCCCCGGTGAAAAACTTCCGCCAGAACGCGAACTGGCAAAACAGTTCGACGTTTCCCGTCCCTCCCTGCGTGAGGCGATCCAACGTCTCGAAGGAAAGGGCCTGCTACTGCGTCGTCAGGGCGGTGGAACCTTTGTACAGAGCCGCCTGTGGCAGAGTTTCAGCGATCCGCTGGTAGAACTTCTGTCCGACCATCCTGAATCCCAGTTTGACCTGCTGGAAACCCGTCACGCGCTGGAAGGCATCGCCGCATATTACGCAGCGCTGCGCAGCAATGATGAAGATCGCGCGAGAATGAGCGAGCTGCATCAGGCCATCGAACGGGCACAGCAATCGGGGGATCTTGACGCCGAATCCGACGCTGTCGTCCAGTATCAAATTGCCGTCACTGAAGCGGCACACAACGTGGTTTTGCTTCATCTGCTACGCTGCATGGAGCCCATGCTGTCACAGAACGTGCGCCAGAACTTTGAGTTGCTGTACGCGCGCCGGGAAATGCTTCCGCTGGTCAGCAACCACCGTACTACCGTGTTTGAAGCCATTATGGCCGGTGAGCCGGAACGCGCACGCGAAGCATCGCATCGCCATCTGGCCTTTATCGAAGAGATTTTGCTCGACCGCAGTCGTGAACAGAGCCGTCGTGAACGGTCCATGCGTCGTCTTGAGCAACGTAAGAATTAG
- the aroP gene encoding aromatic amino acid transporter AroP: MEGQQHGDQLKRGLKNRHIQLIALGGAIGTGLFLGSASVIQSAGPGIILGYAIAGFIAFLIMRQLGEMVVEEPVAGSFSHFAYKYWGGFAGFASGWNYWVLYVLVAMAELTAVGKYIQFWWPEIPTWASAAVFFVVINAVNLTNVKVFGEMEFWFAIIKVIAVVAMILFGGWLLFSGNGGPQATVRNLWEQGGFLPHGINGLVMMMAIIMFSFGGLELVGITAAEADNPEQSIPKATNQVIYRILIFYVGSLAVLLSLLPWTRVTADTSPFVLIFHELGDTFVANALNVVVLTAALSVYNSCVYCNSRMLFGLAQQGNAPRMLMRVDKRGVPVNTILVSALVTALCVLINYLAPESAFGLLMALVVSALVINWAMISLAHIKFRRAKHQQGITPRFPALFYPVGNWICLLFMAAVLVIMLMTDGMAISVYLIPVWLIVLGIGYMFKQKSARTAKVH, from the coding sequence ATGGAAGGTCAACAGCATGGCGACCAGCTGAAGCGCGGACTAAAAAACCGCCATATTCAGCTTATTGCGTTAGGAGGGGCCATCGGTACGGGGCTGTTCCTGGGCAGCGCATCCGTTATCCAGTCCGCTGGCCCCGGTATTATTCTGGGCTACGCCATTGCCGGCTTTATTGCCTTTCTGATTATGCGTCAGTTGGGTGAAATGGTCGTTGAGGAGCCGGTAGCCGGTTCGTTCAGTCACTTTGCCTACAAATACTGGGGCGGCTTTGCTGGCTTTGCTTCCGGCTGGAACTACTGGGTACTTTATGTGCTGGTGGCGATGGCGGAGCTGACGGCGGTCGGGAAATACATTCAGTTCTGGTGGCCGGAAATCCCGACGTGGGCCTCGGCGGCGGTGTTCTTCGTGGTCATCAACGCGGTTAACCTGACCAACGTGAAAGTGTTTGGCGAGATGGAGTTCTGGTTTGCCATTATTAAAGTTATCGCGGTAGTCGCGATGATCCTGTTCGGCGGCTGGCTGCTGTTCAGCGGCAACGGCGGCCCGCAGGCAACCGTTCGCAACCTGTGGGAGCAAGGTGGATTCCTGCCGCACGGGATTAACGGGTTGGTGATGATGATGGCCATTATCATGTTCTCTTTCGGTGGGCTGGAGCTGGTCGGCATCACCGCCGCGGAAGCGGATAATCCGGAGCAGAGCATCCCGAAAGCCACCAACCAGGTTATCTACCGTATTCTGATTTTCTACGTGGGCTCGCTGGCCGTGCTGCTTTCACTGCTGCCGTGGACCCGCGTCACCGCAGACACCAGCCCGTTCGTGCTGATTTTTCATGAACTGGGCGATACTTTTGTGGCAAACGCGCTGAACGTGGTTGTCCTGACAGCGGCGCTGTCGGTGTACAACAGCTGCGTATATTGCAACAGTCGCATGCTGTTTGGTCTCGCTCAGCAGGGCAATGCGCCCAGGATGCTGATGCGCGTGGATAAACGCGGCGTGCCGGTAAACACCATTCTGGTCTCGGCGCTGGTGACCGCGCTGTGCGTGCTGATTAACTATCTGGCACCAGAATCGGCCTTTGGTCTGCTGATGGCGCTGGTGGTCTCAGCCCTGGTGATCAACTGGGCGATGATCAGTCTGGCGCACATCAAGTTCCGCCGTGCGAAACATCAGCAGGGCATTACTCCACGCTTCCCGGCGCTGTTCTATCCGGTAGGCAACTGGATCTGCCTGCTGTTTATGGCCGCCGTGTTGGTAATTATGCTGATGACCGACGGAATGGCGATTTCCGTCTACCTGATCCCGGTATGGCTGATAGTGCTCGGTATTGGCTATATGTTTAAACAGAAAAGTGCCAGAACCGCTAAGGTGCATTAA
- a CDS encoding HNH endonuclease signature motif containing protein: MNNDGDGAPIPAHIADKLRGREFKTFDDFREALWLEVSKDPELRKQFRKKNLEKLEKGHAPFSPESGHYMGPKEVIKKFHIHHDTAIEHGGGVYDIDNLRIVTPRLHDEIHYRR, encoded by the coding sequence GTGAACAATGACGGCGACGGCGCGCCCATCCCGGCGCATATTGCTGATAAATTACGCGGACGGGAGTTTAAGACCTTTGATGACTTCCGGGAAGCGCTGTGGCTGGAGGTTAGTAAAGATCCGGAGCTCAGGAAGCAATTTAGAAAGAAAAATCTGGAAAAATTGGAAAAAGGGCATGCCCCCTTTTCTCCTGAAAGTGGCCACTACATGGGGCCAAAAGAAGTAATCAAGAAATTCCATATACACCATGATACTGCGATTGAGCACGGTGGTGGCGTTTATGATATTGATAACCTGAGGATTGTCACACCTCGGCTACATGACGAAATTCACTACAGGAGATAA
- a CDS encoding bacteriocin immunity protein: MINFKEKITDYTEEEFIELLDEFLMDTRKDKTLNGNELEDYIDRLTDHFIEITEHPSGSDLLFYPETDEDEEPKKILNTVKEWRRSQGLPLFKNSK, encoded by the coding sequence ATGATTAACTTTAAAGAAAAAATTACAGATTATACGGAGGAAGAATTCATTGAGCTTCTTGACGAATTTCTTATGGATACCAGAAAAGATAAGACGCTGAATGGTAATGAATTAGAGGATTATATAGATCGCCTAACAGATCACTTTATTGAAATAACTGAGCATCCATCTGGCAGCGATCTTCTCTTTTATCCAGAAACGGATGAAGATGAGGAGCCTAAAAAAATACTCAATACAGTCAAAGAGTGGCGGCGATCTCAGGGGTTGCCCTTGTTTAAAAACTCTAAGTGA
- a CDS encoding family 43 glycosylhydrolase — MENWPNPFIEQRADPFILRHDGSYYFIASVPEYDRLEIRRASSIDGLRCAEPVVVWRKPVTGPMCELIWAPELHNINGMWVIYFAAAHTQALDSLGMFQHRMYALTCEDSDPLSGKWIERGQVKTPFDTFCLDATTFHHQGKQWYLWAQKAPEIAGNSNIYLAELENPWTITGESVMLSKPEYEWECRGFLVNEGPAVLVHGDKLFVSYSASATDENYCMGLLWIDLNADMTRPQNWHKSPQPVFRTSYENRQYGPGHNSFTRTPDGEDVLVYHARNYTEIEGDPLYDPNRHTRLKLIHWQENGMPDFGIPPADTE; from the coding sequence ATGGAAAACTGGCCTAATCCCTTTATTGAACAGCGTGCCGATCCGTTTATTCTGCGCCACGACGGCAGCTACTATTTTATCGCCTCGGTACCGGAATACGATCGGCTGGAGATCCGCCGTGCCAGCAGCATTGATGGTCTGCGCTGCGCCGAGCCTGTGGTCGTCTGGCGCAAACCTGTCACCGGACCGATGTGCGAACTTATCTGGGCACCGGAACTGCACAACATCAACGGCATGTGGGTGATCTATTTCGCGGCTGCCCACACTCAGGCGCTGGATTCACTCGGGATGTTCCAGCACCGGATGTACGCGCTGACCTGCGAGGATAGTGACCCGCTCAGCGGCAAATGGATTGAGCGCGGCCAGGTCAAAACGCCGTTTGACACTTTCTGCCTGGACGCCACCACCTTTCACCATCAGGGCAAACAGTGGTATCTGTGGGCGCAAAAAGCGCCGGAGATCGCGGGCAACTCCAATATCTACCTGGCAGAACTGGAAAATCCCTGGACGATTACAGGCGAGTCGGTGATGCTTAGCAAGCCGGAATATGAGTGGGAATGCCGGGGCTTTCTGGTCAACGAAGGGCCAGCGGTGCTGGTTCACGGCGATAAGCTCTTTGTCAGCTACTCCGCCAGCGCCACGGATGAGAACTACTGCATGGGGCTGCTGTGGATTGACCTGAACGCCGATATGACCAGGCCGCAGAACTGGCATAAATCACCGCAGCCGGTATTCCGCACCAGTTATGAAAACCGCCAGTATGGCCCGGGACATAACAGTTTTACCCGTACGCCTGACGGAGAAGATGTGCTGGTCTACCATGCAAGAAATTATACGGAGATTGAGGGCGACCCGCTGTACGATCCCAATCGCCATACCCGCCTGAAACTGATCCACTGGCAGGAAAACGGGATGCCGGACTTCGGCATCCCACCTGCGGATACAGAGTAA
- the ampE gene encoding beta-lactamase regulator AmpE: MTLFTTLLVLIAERLFKLGEHWQLDHRLEVLFRRIHRFSLARTLLMTIAIMLVTFLLLRALYGLFFNVPLLVVWILLGLLCIGAGKVRLHYHAYLKAAARNDSHARDAMASELTLIHGVPPGCDEREYLRELQNALLWINFRYYLAPLFWFIVGGVWGPVTLVGYAFLRAWQSWLARYQTPHHRLHSGIDFILHLLDWVPVRLVGVIYALIGHGEKALPAWFASLGDRHTAQYQVLTRLAQFSLAREPHVDRVETPKVAVSMAKKTSFVLVVIVALLTIYGTLI, from the coding sequence ATGACGCTTTTTACCACTCTGCTGGTGCTGATTGCCGAGCGCTTATTTAAGCTGGGGGAACACTGGCAGCTCGATCACCGGCTGGAAGTGCTGTTTCGACGCATCCACCGGTTTTCCCTGGCGCGAACCCTGCTGATGACCATCGCCATCATGCTGGTGACGTTTCTGCTGCTGCGTGCGCTGTACGGCCTGTTTTTTAACGTGCCGCTGCTGGTGGTGTGGATCCTGCTCGGACTGCTGTGTATCGGTGCAGGCAAAGTGCGCCTGCACTACCATGCCTATCTGAAAGCCGCGGCCCGCAATGACAGCCACGCACGCGACGCGATGGCCAGTGAACTAACGCTGATCCACGGCGTGCCGCCCGGCTGCGACGAACGCGAATATCTGCGCGAGTTGCAAAACGCGCTGCTGTGGATCAACTTTCGCTACTATCTGGCCCCGCTGTTCTGGTTTATCGTTGGCGGCGTATGGGGGCCGGTGACGCTGGTGGGCTATGCGTTTCTGCGCGCCTGGCAGTCGTGGCTGGCGCGATACCAGACGCCGCACCATCGCCTGCATTCGGGAATCGATTTTATTCTGCATCTTCTGGACTGGGTCCCGGTGCGGCTGGTCGGCGTGATTTACGCGCTGATCGGACACGGAGAAAAAGCGCTGCCCGCGTGGTTTGCCTCGCTGGGCGATCGTCATACCGCGCAGTATCAGGTGCTGACGCGGCTGGCGCAGTTCTCGCTGGCCCGCGAGCCGCATGTTGATCGGGTCGAAACGCCAAAAGTGGCGGTTTCAATGGCGAAAAAGACCTCGTTCGTGCTGGTCGTCATTGTGGCGTTACTGACGATTTACGGCACGCTAATCTGA
- a CDS encoding MFS transporter: MAMNTSKLSVKEKIGYGMGDAGCNIIFGAIMLFVNYFYTDIFGLAPALVGVLLLSIRVIDAVTDPIMGALADRTRSKYGRFRPWLLWVAFPYALFSVLMFTTPEWSYSSKVIYAFVTYFLLSITYTAINIPYCSLGSVITNDPKERVACQSYRFVMVGIATLLLSLTLLPMADWFGGANKAKGYQMAMTVLAFIGMCMFLFCFATVRERVRPAVPTNDELKKDLKDVWKNDQWVRILLLTLCNVCPGFIRMAATMYYVTWVMGQSTHFATLFISLGVVGMMIGSMLAKVLTDRWCKLKVFFWTNIALAIFSCAFYFFDPHATVTIVVLYFLLNILHQIPSPLHWSLMADVDDYGEWKTGKRITGISFSGNLFFLKLGLAIAGAMVGFLLSWYGYDAGAKAQSATAINGIVLLFTVIPGIGYLITAGVVRLLKVNREFMQQIQTDLEKRRVNYRELNEYQELPATEKTRNA; encoded by the coding sequence CTGGCAATGAACACGAGCAAACTGTCAGTAAAAGAGAAAATTGGCTACGGAATGGGTGACGCCGGATGTAACATCATCTTTGGCGCCATCATGTTGTTTGTTAACTATTTTTATACGGATATCTTTGGTCTTGCGCCAGCGCTGGTCGGCGTATTACTGCTCTCAATTCGGGTAATCGACGCGGTCACCGATCCTATTATGGGCGCACTGGCCGACCGGACCCGCAGTAAGTATGGGCGTTTTCGGCCCTGGCTACTGTGGGTGGCCTTTCCCTACGCGCTGTTCAGCGTGTTAATGTTTACCACCCCCGAATGGAGCTATAGCAGCAAGGTTATCTATGCCTTTGTGACCTACTTTCTGCTGTCGATCACCTATACCGCCATCAACATTCCCTACTGCTCGCTGGGCAGCGTGATCACCAACGATCCGAAAGAACGTGTCGCGTGTCAGTCTTATCGCTTCGTGATGGTCGGCATTGCCACGCTGCTGCTGTCGCTGACTTTGCTGCCGATGGCCGACTGGTTCGGCGGCGCAAATAAAGCGAAAGGCTACCAGATGGCAATGACCGTGCTGGCGTTTATCGGCATGTGCATGTTTCTGTTCTGTTTCGCCACCGTCCGCGAGCGCGTCCGTCCGGCGGTGCCTACCAATGACGAGCTGAAAAAAGATCTGAAAGACGTGTGGAAGAACGATCAGTGGGTGCGCATTTTACTGCTGACGCTGTGCAACGTCTGCCCCGGCTTTATCCGTATGGCCGCTACCATGTACTACGTGACGTGGGTGATGGGCCAGAGCACCCATTTTGCTACCCTGTTCATCAGCCTCGGCGTGGTGGGGATGATGATCGGCAGCATGCTGGCGAAAGTGCTCACCGACCGCTGGTGCAAGCTGAAAGTCTTCTTCTGGACCAACATCGCACTGGCCATCTTCTCCTGCGCTTTTTACTTTTTTGATCCGCACGCCACGGTCACTATTGTCGTTCTCTATTTCCTGCTCAATATTCTGCATCAGATCCCCTCCCCGCTGCACTGGTCGCTGATGGCGGACGTGGATGATTATGGCGAGTGGAAAACCGGCAAGCGCATCACCGGTATTAGTTTCTCCGGCAACCTGTTTTTCCTGAAGCTGGGGCTGGCGATTGCCGGGGCAATGGTCGGCTTTCTGCTCTCCTGGTACGGTTATGATGCGGGCGCGAAAGCGCAAAGCGCTACGGCGATTAACGGCATTGTATTGTTATTCACCGTTATTCCCGGCATTGGCTATTTGATCACCGCTGGCGTGGTACGTTTGCTCAAAGTGAACCGCGAATTTATGCAGCAGATCCAGACGGATCTGGAAAAACGCCGCGTTAACTATCGCGAACTGAATGAATATCAGGAATTACCAGCAACTGAAAAAACAAGGAACGCCTGA
- the aceE gene encoding pyruvate dehydrogenase (acetyl-transferring), homodimeric type, translated as MSERLQNDVDPIETRDWQQAIESVIREEGVERAQYLIDQLLSEARKGGVKVAAGAGASNYVNTIAVEDEPEYPGNLELERRIRSAIRWNAIMTVLRASKKDLELGGHMASFQSSATVYEVCFNHFFRARSEKDGGDLVYFQGHISPGVYARAFLEGRLTEEQMNNFRQEVHGKGLSSYPHPKLMPEFWQFPTVSMGLGPIGAIYQAKFLKYLEHRGLKDTSEQTVYAFLGDGEMDEPESKGAITIATREKLDNLCFIINCNLQRLDGPVTGNGKIINELEGIFAGAGWNVIKVMWGGRWDELLRNDTSGKLMQLMEETVDGDYQTFKSKDGAYVREHFFGKYPETAALVADWTDEQIWALNRGGHDPKKVYAALKKAQETKGKATVILAHTIKGYGMGDSAEGKNIAHQVKKMNMDGVRYVRDRFNVPVADEALEKLPYITFPEGSEEHTYLHAQRQKLNGYLPTRQPKFTEKLELPELADFKPLLEEQNKEISTTIAFVRALNVMLKNKSIKDRLVPIIADEARTFGMEGLFRQIGIYSPNGQQYTPQDREQVAYYKEDEKGQILQEGINELGAGASWLAAATSYSTNNLPMIPFYIYYSMFGFQRIGDLCWQAGDQQARGFLVGGTSGRTTLNGEGLQHEDGHSHIQSLTIPNCISYDPSYAYEVAVIMHDGLVRMYGEAQENIYYYITTLNENYHMPAMPEGAEEGIRKGIYKLETIEGSKGKVQLLGSGSILRHVREAAEILAKDYGVGSDVYSVTSFTELARDGQDCERWNMLHPLETPRVPYIAQVMNDAPAVASTDYMKLFAEQVRTYVPADDYRVLGTDGFGRSDSRENLRHHFEVDASYVVVAALGELAKRGEIDKKVVAEAITKFNIDAEKVNPRLA; from the coding sequence ATGTCAGAACGTCTCCAAAATGACGTGGATCCGATCGAAACTCGCGACTGGCAACAGGCGATCGAATCGGTCATCCGTGAAGAAGGTGTTGAGCGCGCTCAGTATCTGATTGATCAGCTGCTTTCTGAGGCTCGCAAAGGCGGCGTCAAAGTGGCTGCAGGTGCAGGGGCCAGCAACTATGTAAACACTATTGCCGTTGAAGACGAACCGGAATATCCGGGTAATCTGGAGCTGGAGCGACGTATTCGTTCTGCTATCCGCTGGAACGCGATCATGACCGTTCTGCGTGCGTCTAAAAAAGATCTGGAACTGGGCGGCCACATGGCATCCTTCCAGTCTTCTGCAACCGTTTACGAAGTGTGCTTCAACCACTTCTTCCGCGCGCGCAGCGAAAAAGACGGCGGCGATCTGGTGTATTTCCAGGGCCACATCTCTCCGGGCGTGTACGCTCGTGCGTTCCTGGAAGGTCGTCTGACTGAAGAGCAGATGAACAACTTCCGTCAGGAAGTTCACGGCAAAGGCCTGTCTTCTTATCCGCACCCGAAACTGATGCCGGAATTCTGGCAGTTCCCGACCGTATCCATGGGTCTGGGCCCAATCGGGGCGATCTATCAGGCTAAGTTCCTGAAATATCTGGAACACCGTGGTCTGAAAGACACCTCTGAACAAACCGTTTACGCCTTCCTCGGCGACGGCGAAATGGATGAGCCAGAATCTAAAGGTGCGATCACCATCGCCACCCGTGAGAAGCTGGACAACCTGTGCTTCATCATCAACTGTAACCTGCAACGTCTTGACGGCCCGGTCACCGGTAACGGCAAGATCATCAACGAGCTGGAAGGCATCTTTGCCGGTGCTGGCTGGAACGTGATCAAAGTGATGTGGGGCGGTCGTTGGGATGAACTGCTGCGTAACGACACCAGCGGTAAACTGATGCAGTTGATGGAAGAGACCGTTGACGGCGACTATCAGACCTTCAAATCCAAAGACGGCGCTTACGTTCGCGAACACTTCTTCGGTAAATACCCGGAAACTGCCGCACTGGTTGCTGACTGGACTGACGAGCAGATCTGGGCCCTGAACCGCGGTGGTCACGATCCGAAGAAAGTCTACGCTGCACTGAAAAAAGCGCAGGAAACCAAAGGCAAAGCGACTGTCATCCTGGCCCATACCATTAAAGGTTACGGCATGGGCGATTCTGCCGAAGGTAAGAACATCGCGCACCAGGTTAAGAAAATGAACATGGACGGCGTTCGCTACGTCCGCGATCGTTTCAACGTGCCGGTAGCCGATGAAGCGCTGGAAAAACTGCCGTACATCACCTTCCCGGAAGGCTCTGAAGAGCACACTTACCTGCACGCTCAGCGTCAGAAGCTGAATGGCTATCTGCCGACGCGTCAGCCTAAGTTTACCGAGAAGCTGGAACTGCCTGAGCTGGCGGACTTTAAACCGCTGCTGGAAGAGCAGAACAAAGAAATCTCCACCACCATCGCGTTTGTGCGTGCCCTGAACGTGATGCTGAAGAACAAATCCATTAAAGACCGCCTGGTGCCGATCATCGCTGATGAAGCGCGTACCTTCGGTATGGAAGGTCTGTTCCGTCAGATTGGTATCTACAGCCCGAACGGCCAGCAGTACACTCCGCAGGACCGTGAGCAGGTGGCGTACTACAAAGAAGACGAGAAAGGCCAGATCCTGCAGGAAGGTATCAACGAACTGGGTGCTGGCGCATCCTGGCTGGCTGCGGCGACCTCTTACAGCACCAACAACCTGCCGATGATCCCGTTCTACATCTACTACTCGATGTTCGGTTTCCAGCGTATCGGCGATCTGTGCTGGCAGGCAGGCGATCAGCAGGCGCGCGGCTTCCTGGTCGGCGGCACTTCCGGTCGTACTACGCTGAACGGCGAAGGTCTGCAGCACGAAGATGGTCACAGCCACATTCAGTCGCTGACTATCCCGAACTGTATCTCTTACGATCCGTCTTACGCCTACGAAGTGGCAGTCATCATGCATGACGGCCTGGTACGTATGTACGGTGAAGCGCAGGAAAACATTTACTACTACATCACCACCCTGAACGAAAACTACCACATGCCGGCGATGCCGGAAGGCGCCGAGGAAGGTATCCGTAAAGGTATCTACAAACTCGAAACCATTGAAGGTAGCAAAGGTAAAGTTCAGCTGCTGGGCTCCGGTTCTATCCTGCGTCACGTACGTGAAGCGGCTGAGATCCTGGCGAAAGACTACGGCGTGGGTTCTGATGTGTACAGCGTCACCTCCTTCACTGAACTGGCGCGTGATGGCCAGGATTGTGAGCGCTGGAACATGCTGCATCCGCTGGAAACCCCGCGCGTACCGTACATCGCTCAGGTGATGAACGACGCACCGGCAGTCGCTTCCACTGACTATATGAAACTGTTCGCCGAGCAGGTTCGTACTTATGTACCGGCTGATGATTACCGCGTACTGGGTACCGATGGCTTCGGTCGCTCCGACAGCCGTGAGAACCTGCGCCACCACTTCGAAGTGGATGCTTCCTATGTGGTCGTGGCAGCGCTGGGCGAACTGGCTAAACGTGGCGAAATCGATAAGAAAGTGGTTGCGGAAGCCATCACTAAATTCAACATCGATGCAGAAAAAGTTAACCCGCGTCTGGCGTAA
- a CDS encoding bacteriocin immunity protein codes for MFKENLEDYTEDDFLNFLGRMRSPVKDGKILKGKALERYWDSLVDHFVEITQHPSKSDLIFYPKNQGDDKPENILKIVKEWRRSQGLPLFKDSK; via the coding sequence ATGTTTAAAGAAAATCTCGAAGATTATACTGAGGATGATTTCCTTAATTTTTTAGGTAGAATGAGATCACCTGTGAAAGATGGTAAAATCTTAAAAGGTAAGGCGCTAGAAAGATACTGGGATTCATTAGTAGATCACTTTGTTGAAATTACACAGCATCCGTCAAAGAGTGATCTTATTTTCTACCCTAAAAATCAAGGAGATGATAAGCCTGAAAATATCCTGAAAATCGTCAAAGAATGGCGGCGTTCGCAGGGGCTGCCCTTGTTTAAAGACTCTAAGTGA